One stretch of Variovorax sp. TBS-050B DNA includes these proteins:
- a CDS encoding LysR family transcriptional regulator, which produces MRLRHIEVFNAIMLTGSVSAAARLINITQPAVSRTLQHAELQLGFPLFQRAKGRLTPTTEALTLYPHIERLFAQLDEVQRLAANLRAGSDTGELRILSVLALSYEVLPRALKAFREKHPGYSITVESLHSPQIMSALLLQEADVGFVFSPAVHPSLTQETLADTRMVCIAPRGMLPRALVRNGSVALHDLVDRPVIGLDSRDPVGTSLSQACRQAGVGFQQAVVTVQTYHAALSMAHHGLGIALVDGCTARSADPAKVDVLALEPHIPVPVRALRFAGRPDSVAVRGITRCMREAIEQAA; this is translated from the coding sequence ATGCGGCTTCGCCACATCGAGGTCTTCAACGCGATCATGCTCACCGGCAGCGTGAGCGCGGCGGCCCGGCTCATCAACATCACGCAGCCGGCGGTGAGCCGCACCCTGCAGCATGCCGAGCTGCAGCTGGGCTTTCCGCTGTTCCAGCGCGCCAAGGGCCGGCTCACGCCGACCACCGAGGCGCTCACGCTGTATCCGCACATCGAGCGGCTGTTCGCGCAGCTCGACGAGGTGCAGCGCCTCGCGGCCAACCTGCGCGCGGGCAGCGACACGGGCGAGCTGCGCATCCTCAGCGTGCTCGCGCTGAGCTACGAGGTGCTGCCGCGCGCGCTCAAGGCCTTTCGCGAGAAGCATCCGGGCTATTCGATCACCGTCGAGTCGCTGCATTCGCCGCAGATCATGTCGGCGCTGCTGCTGCAGGAGGCCGACGTGGGCTTCGTCTTCAGCCCCGCGGTGCATCCCTCGCTGACGCAGGAAACGCTCGCCGACACGCGCATGGTCTGCATCGCGCCCAGGGGCATGCTGCCGCGCGCGCTGGTGCGCAACGGCTCGGTGGCGCTGCACGACCTGGTCGACCGGCCGGTGATCGGCCTGGACAGCCGCGACCCGGTCGGCACCAGCCTGAGCCAGGCCTGCCGGCAGGCCGGCGTGGGTTTCCAGCAGGCGGTGGTCACGGTGCAGACCTACCATGCGGCGCTCTCGATGGCACACCACGGGCTCGGCATCGCACTGGTCGACGGCTGCACCGCGCGCTCGGCCGATCCGGCCAAGGTCGACGTGCTCGCGCTCGAGCCGCACATCCCCGTGCCGGTGCGTGCGCTGCGCTTCGCGGGCCGGCCCGATTCGGTCGCGGTGCGCGGCATCACGCGCTGCATGCGCGAGGCGATCGAGCAGGCCGCATAA
- a CDS encoding M20/M25/M40 family metallo-hydrolase — MNPFLPRSWRRLGAACLIAAACGSALAAPDARIAALAAQQKQPLLDSLSQFVGIESGSRDLEGLEKLAELVAGKLKALGGEVELIDTSAEAYRMEDTPEKMGRVVRATFKGTGKKKIMLIAHMDTVYTVGMLNKQPFRIEGDKAYGLGIADDKQGVAVIVHTVAMLQALRFKEYGTLTVLINGDEEISSPASRALITRLGGEHDAVLSFEGASVREDKLSLATAGIASVTLNVTGKASHAGSAPELGVNALYELSHQILQMRDLSDPATGLKMNWTVSRSGSNRNVIPASATAAADVRVLKVSDYDRIEQQVQERVKKQLIPEAKVEMKFERRRPPLEATDASRALASHAQAIYKNELGRALGADDKAAGGGTDAAFAALKTKAPVVERFGLQGFGAHSADAEYVLIDSIEPRLYLATRMVMDLSRDKVGSR, encoded by the coding sequence ATGAATCCGTTCCTCCCCCGTTCATGGCGCCGCCTGGGCGCCGCCTGCCTGATCGCCGCGGCCTGCGGCAGCGCGCTGGCCGCGCCCGACGCCCGCATCGCCGCGCTCGCAGCCCAGCAGAAGCAGCCGCTGCTCGACTCGCTGTCGCAGTTCGTGGGCATCGAATCGGGCAGCCGCGACCTCGAAGGGCTGGAGAAGCTCGCCGAGCTCGTGGCCGGCAAGCTCAAGGCGCTGGGCGGCGAGGTCGAGCTGATCGACACCAGCGCCGAGGCCTACCGCATGGAGGACACGCCCGAGAAGATGGGCCGCGTCGTGCGCGCCACCTTCAAGGGCACGGGCAAGAAGAAGATCATGCTGATCGCGCACATGGACACGGTCTACACCGTGGGCATGCTCAACAAGCAGCCCTTCCGCATCGAGGGCGACAAGGCCTACGGCCTCGGCATCGCCGACGACAAGCAGGGCGTGGCGGTGATCGTGCACACGGTCGCGATGCTGCAGGCGCTCAGGTTCAAGGAGTACGGCACGCTCACGGTGCTGATCAACGGCGACGAGGAAATCAGCTCGCCGGCGTCGCGCGCGCTGATCACGCGGCTCGGCGGCGAGCACGATGCGGTGCTCTCGTTCGAGGGCGCCTCGGTCAGGGAGGACAAGCTCTCGCTCGCGACTGCGGGCATCGCCTCGGTCACGCTGAACGTCACGGGCAAGGCCTCGCACGCCGGCTCGGCCCCCGAACTCGGCGTGAACGCGCTCTACGAACTCTCGCACCAGATCCTGCAGATGCGCGACCTGTCCGATCCGGCGACCGGCCTCAAGATGAACTGGACGGTCTCGAGGTCGGGCAGCAACCGCAACGTGATCCCGGCCAGCGCCACGGCCGCGGCCGACGTGCGCGTGCTCAAGGTCAGCGACTACGACCGCATCGAGCAGCAGGTGCAGGAGCGCGTAAAGAAGCAGCTGATCCCGGAGGCCAAGGTCGAGATGAAGTTCGAGCGCCGCCGTCCGCCGCTCGAAGCCACCGACGCCTCGCGCGCGCTCGCCAGCCATGCGCAGGCGATCTACAAGAACGAACTCGGCCGCGCGCTGGGCGCCGACGACAAGGCCGCGGGCGGCGGCACCGATGCGGCCTTCGCGGCGCTCAAGACCAAGGCGCCGGTGGTGGAGCGCTTCGGCCTGCAGGGCTTCGGCGCGCATTCGGCCGATGCGGAATACGTGCTGATCGATTCGATCGAGCCCCGCCTGTACCTCGCCACGCGCATGGTGATGGACCTCTCGCGCGACAAGGTCGGCAGCCGCTGA
- a CDS encoding PepSY domain-containing protein, translating into MHLKRWLFLVHRWLGVLACAFFAMWFVSGVVMMYVGYPKLTEAERLRHLPVLDAAAPLLGPRQALDAAGMAGPLRSLRLAAASGGRAVYLAEPASGRGVAVVDAQTGALLQAVDRAHALASARAYAGEGVAVAHRGTIGEDAFTHSRALDRHRPLHVVDLADAESTRLYVSGSTGEVVRDAPRAERLWNYAGAWIHWLYPLRGGALDPYWADIVNCLSIAGIALALTGTVVGVMRWRFRRAYRSGSHSPYQGFMMRWHHVTGLLFALVTLTWIFSGLMSMNPWRIFDSGAPALRLEAMNGGPLTVAADDATPAALLAATGGGVRELRWVRVAGRSLVLASGAGGRPLVRDARSAAPHLLDPGELRGAVARLLPDPVQRIEVLHAYDSHYYAREAHTMTGGNERPLPVWRVVFGDAHATWVHVDPQTGAVLGRSDSLRRLSRWLFAMLHSWDWLPLLERRPAWDLLLIALSAGGTLLSLTGVVIGWRRLGRKLRASAGRRAPARSARPNRRPA; encoded by the coding sequence ATGCACCTCAAGCGCTGGTTGTTCCTGGTCCACCGCTGGCTCGGCGTGCTCGCCTGCGCCTTCTTCGCGATGTGGTTCGTCTCGGGCGTGGTGATGATGTACGTGGGCTACCCCAAGCTCACCGAGGCCGAGCGGCTGCGGCACCTGCCCGTGCTCGACGCCGCCGCGCCGCTGCTGGGGCCGCGGCAGGCGCTCGATGCGGCGGGCATGGCGGGGCCGCTGCGCTCGCTGCGCCTGGCGGCGGCGAGCGGCGGCCGCGCGGTGTACCTGGCCGAGCCGGCTTCCGGCCGCGGCGTGGCCGTCGTCGATGCGCAGACGGGTGCGCTGCTGCAGGCGGTCGACCGCGCGCATGCGCTCGCGAGTGCGCGTGCCTATGCGGGCGAGGGCGTGGCGGTCGCGCACCGCGGCACCATCGGCGAGGATGCGTTCACCCATTCGCGCGCGCTCGACCGGCACCGTCCGCTGCACGTGGTCGACCTGGCCGATGCCGAGTCGACGCGGCTCTACGTCTCGGGCAGCACCGGCGAAGTGGTGCGCGATGCGCCGCGCGCCGAGCGGCTCTGGAACTACGCGGGCGCCTGGATCCACTGGCTCTATCCGCTGCGCGGCGGTGCGCTCGACCCCTACTGGGCCGACATCGTCAACTGTCTGTCGATCGCCGGCATCGCGCTGGCGCTGACCGGCACGGTGGTGGGCGTGATGCGCTGGCGCTTTCGCCGCGCGTACCGCAGCGGCTCGCATTCGCCCTACCAGGGCTTCATGATGCGCTGGCATCACGTCACGGGGCTCCTGTTCGCGCTCGTCACGCTGACGTGGATCTTCAGCGGCCTGATGTCGATGAACCCCTGGCGCATCTTCGACAGCGGCGCGCCGGCGCTGCGCCTCGAGGCGATGAACGGCGGGCCGCTGACGGTCGCCGCCGACGATGCCACGCCCGCGGCATTGCTGGCCGCCACCGGCGGCGGCGTGCGCGAGCTGCGCTGGGTCCGCGTCGCCGGACGGTCGCTGGTGCTCGCGAGCGGTGCCGGCGGCCGCCCGCTGGTGCGCGATGCCCGCAGCGCCGCGCCGCACCTGCTCGATCCCGGCGAGCTGCGCGGCGCCGTCGCCCGCCTGCTGCCCGATCCGGTGCAGCGCATCGAGGTGCTGCACGCCTACGACAGCCACTACTACGCCCGCGAGGCGCACACCATGACCGGCGGCAACGAGCGGCCGCTGCCGGTCTGGCGCGTGGTGTTCGGCGACGCGCATGCGACCTGGGTGCACGTCGATCCGCAGACCGGGGCGGTGCTCGGCCGCTCCGACAGCCTGCGGCGCCTGAGCCGCTGGCTGTTCGCGATGCTGCACAGCTGGGACTGGCTGCCGCTGCTCGAACGCCGGCCGGCGTGGGACCTGCTGCTGATCGCGCTGAGCGCGGGCGGCACGCTGCTGAGCCTGACCGGCGTGGTCATCGGCTGGCGGCGCCTGGGCCGCAAGCTCAGGGCGTCGGCGGGGCGTCGAGCGCCTGCGCGATCCGCTCGGCCGAACCGAAGGCCAGCGTGA
- a CDS encoding DUF2946 family protein: MHALRTLRFLRRLVLAWFVGSLMAAGASALVNPQAIELVCSAAGAVKLVVQSDDGPAEMGVAGMHCPLCMVSAPPPAAVSLALPTPLPLGRALQSIPAARIAAATASPLPARGPPALS, translated from the coding sequence ATGCACGCCCTTCGAACCCTCCGCTTCCTGCGCCGCCTGGTGCTGGCGTGGTTCGTGGGGTCGCTGATGGCGGCGGGCGCTTCGGCGCTCGTGAATCCGCAGGCGATCGAACTCGTGTGTTCCGCCGCGGGCGCGGTCAAGCTCGTCGTGCAGAGCGACGACGGGCCCGCCGAGATGGGCGTGGCCGGCATGCATTGCCCGCTGTGCATGGTCTCCGCACCGCCGCCCGCCGCCGTGTCGCTCGCGTTGCCCACGCCGCTGCCGCTCGGCCGCGCGCTGCAATCGATCCCCGCTGCCCGCATCGCGGCAGCCACGGCCTCGCCGCTGCCGGCGCGCGGGCCGCCGGCGCTCTCCTGA
- a CDS encoding LysR family transcriptional regulator, with protein sequence MTDRFDGVQTFLEVVESGSLTLAAERLNLTRSAVGKALARLEARLGVRLLQRTTRSQSLTEEGQAYYEHCLRAQAELEAAESGLESGRREPRGRLRASLPLAFGHHYAAPALLGLIERHPALQIDVAIGDRFVDLIQEGYDLAVRIGELPDSDRLVARRLGEQTMMLAAAPSYLARFGRPEGVAALAQHRGIDYGCPDRAQRELRDPRGRVHVVPLPWRARFNDLQAVADAAIAGAGIAWLPNWLLARYVQTGQLEAVLPDHRAAPMSIHVLWPWSRHMPAKTRCAIDALVAAMPACMEECQALPVPAARSRKTQGSHS encoded by the coding sequence ATGACCGATCGATTCGATGGCGTCCAGACCTTCTTGGAGGTGGTGGAAAGCGGCAGCCTCACGCTCGCGGCCGAGCGCCTGAACCTCACGCGCTCGGCCGTCGGCAAGGCGCTGGCGCGGCTCGAGGCGCGGCTCGGCGTGCGCCTGCTCCAGCGCACCACGCGCAGCCAGAGCCTGACCGAGGAAGGCCAGGCCTACTACGAGCACTGCCTGCGCGCGCAGGCCGAACTCGAGGCCGCGGAGTCGGGGCTCGAGAGCGGCCGGCGCGAGCCGCGCGGCCGGCTGCGCGCAAGCCTTCCGCTGGCCTTCGGCCACCACTACGCGGCGCCCGCGCTGCTGGGGCTGATCGAACGCCACCCGGCGCTGCAGATCGACGTGGCGATCGGCGACCGCTTCGTCGACCTGATCCAGGAGGGCTACGACCTCGCGGTGCGCATCGGCGAGCTGCCCGACAGCGACCGGCTGGTGGCGCGCCGCCTCGGCGAGCAGACCATGATGCTCGCGGCCGCGCCGTCGTACCTCGCGCGCTTCGGCCGGCCCGAGGGCGTGGCCGCGCTCGCGCAGCACCGCGGCATCGACTACGGCTGTCCCGACCGCGCGCAGCGCGAACTGCGCGATCCGCGCGGGCGCGTGCACGTCGTGCCCTTGCCCTGGCGCGCGCGCTTCAACGACCTGCAGGCCGTGGCCGACGCGGCCATCGCGGGGGCCGGCATCGCCTGGCTGCCCAACTGGCTGCTGGCACGCTACGTGCAAACCGGCCAGCTCGAAGCCGTGCTGCCCGACCACCGCGCCGCGCCGATGTCGATCCACGTGCTGTGGCCATGGTCGCGGCACATGCCCGCCAAGACGCGCTGCGCCATCGATGCGCTGGTCGCCGCCATGCCGGCGTGCATGGAAGAATGCCAGGCCCTGCCGGTACCCGCCGCGCGGAGCAGAAAAACACAAGGAAGCCATTCATGA
- a CDS encoding TonB-dependent receptor, whose protein sequence is MPRISSARPLGLLVLLGAAGAPAAAQQPAAAPALPPVEVVDEAPRPNGRLDLDTPADTASRLGLTPRETPASVTVVNRAAIEARGAQNTQEILRAIPGVTAHDAPGNIGVSYRGFGSNSIGQLFNGINLQYSIAARPVDSWIYDRVEAIGGPSSFLFGSGALGGSVNYITKTAEAGNDFAEAQLRLGTQKLREASFGLNRRIAGEGGAGSHHARIDVNQRDADGWTDGTRHRATQLAASLLSDLGGGLRHTLAYEFQRENVERPYWGTPALNPVAGTMRIDPGVRFRNYNSSDGLYAQRVQWLRSVTEWQANETLQLRNTFYAYDALRDYRNVENYRYNPANTAVIRSAALLQRHDQEVWGNRIEGLYQGRVGALKSDWSFGLDFSENRQTRFPNSLPGTVSTVNPYVFATERFFEVPGMVPGFRPDRNNRVRTTALYLENRTALAPALHLVTALRHERIDLDLVNRRTVDAANPASFHRGYAPTTGRFGLVWDFAPGASLYAQYATAADPPSGVLSTASFADVRNNSELTTGRQVELGTKLDFWQGKGSATLAAYDIRRKNIATQDPANSALTVLVGEQSSRGVELALGLQPTPRWSLQGNLSYVDARYERFVQGGVSLAGRTPTNTPAVVANLWVSYAFTPELQASVGVRHVGKVYADAANTVNWPGYTLLDLGLSWKVNRAVTLVGRIRNATDRLYAANVGTAFAYLGAPRTADLSLRVAF, encoded by the coding sequence ATGCCCCGCATTTCCTCCGCCCGTCCCCTGGGCCTGCTCGTTCTTCTGGGCGCGGCCGGCGCGCCGGCCGCCGCACAGCAGCCGGCCGCCGCACCCGCGTTGCCGCCGGTCGAGGTCGTCGACGAAGCGCCGCGCCCCAACGGGCGGCTCGACCTCGACACGCCCGCCGACACCGCCAGCCGCCTCGGCCTCACGCCGCGCGAGACGCCGGCCTCCGTCACCGTGGTGAACCGCGCCGCCATCGAGGCGCGCGGCGCGCAGAACACGCAGGAGATCCTGCGCGCCATCCCGGGCGTGACCGCGCACGACGCGCCGGGCAACATCGGCGTGAGCTACCGCGGCTTCGGCAGCAATTCCATCGGCCAGCTCTTCAACGGCATCAACCTGCAGTACTCGATCGCGGCGCGGCCGGTGGACAGCTGGATCTACGACCGGGTCGAGGCCATCGGCGGTCCGTCGAGCTTCCTGTTCGGTTCGGGGGCGCTCGGCGGCTCGGTCAACTACATCACCAAGACGGCCGAGGCGGGCAACGACTTCGCCGAGGCGCAACTGCGGCTCGGCACGCAGAAGCTGCGCGAGGCCTCGTTCGGCCTCAACCGCCGCATCGCGGGCGAGGGCGGCGCGGGCAGCCACCACGCGCGCATCGACGTGAACCAGCGCGACGCGGACGGCTGGACCGACGGCACCCGGCACCGCGCCACCCAGCTCGCGGCCTCGCTGTTGTCGGACCTGGGCGGCGGGCTCCGGCACACGCTCGCCTACGAATTCCAGCGCGAGAACGTGGAGCGGCCCTACTGGGGCACGCCCGCTCTCAACCCGGTGGCCGGCACGATGCGCATCGACCCCGGCGTGCGCTTCAGGAACTACAACAGCAGCGACGGCCTCTATGCGCAGCGCGTGCAGTGGCTGCGCTCGGTGACCGAATGGCAGGCCAACGAGACGCTGCAGTTGAGGAACACCTTCTACGCCTACGACGCGCTGCGCGACTACCGCAACGTGGAGAACTACCGCTACAACCCGGCGAACACGGCCGTCATCCGGTCCGCCGCACTGCTGCAGCGGCACGACCAGGAGGTGTGGGGCAACCGCATCGAGGGGCTCTACCAGGGCCGGGTCGGCGCGCTCAAAAGCGACTGGTCCTTCGGCCTCGACTTCAGCGAGAACCGGCAGACGCGCTTTCCGAACAGCCTGCCGGGCACGGTGAGCACGGTGAACCCCTACGTCTTCGCGACCGAGCGCTTCTTCGAGGTGCCGGGCATGGTGCCGGGCTTCCGCCCCGACAGGAACAACAGGGTGCGCACCACCGCGCTCTACCTCGAGAACCGCACCGCGCTCGCGCCCGCGCTGCACCTGGTCACGGCGCTGCGGCACGAGCGCATCGATCTCGACCTCGTCAACCGGCGCACGGTCGATGCCGCGAACCCCGCGAGCTTCCACCGCGGTTACGCGCCCACGACCGGGCGCTTCGGCCTGGTGTGGGATTTCGCGCCCGGCGCAAGCCTGTATGCGCAGTACGCGACCGCGGCCGATCCACCGTCGGGCGTGCTCTCGACCGCCTCGTTCGCCGACGTGCGCAACAACAGCGAACTCACCACGGGCCGGCAGGTGGAGCTGGGCACCAAGCTCGACTTCTGGCAGGGCAAGGGCAGCGCCACGCTCGCGGCCTACGACATCCGGCGCAAGAACATCGCGACGCAGGACCCGGCCAACAGCGCGCTCACGGTGCTGGTGGGCGAGCAGTCCTCGCGCGGCGTGGAGCTGGCCCTGGGCCTGCAGCCCACGCCGCGGTGGTCGCTGCAGGGCAACCTGAGCTACGTGGATGCGCGCTACGAGCGCTTCGTGCAGGGCGGTGTCTCGCTCGCGGGCCGCACGCCGACCAACACGCCGGCGGTGGTCGCGAACCTCTGGGTCTCCTACGCCTTCACGCCGGAACTTCAGGCCAGCGTGGGCGTGCGGCATGTGGGCAAGGTGTATGCCGATGCGGCCAACACGGTGAACTGGCCGGGCTACACGCTGCTCGACCTGGGGCTGAGCTGGAAGGTCAACCGCGCCGTCACGCTGGTCGGCCGCATCCGCAACGCGACCGACCGCCTCTACGCCGCGAACGTGGGCACCGCTTTCGCCTACCTCGGTGCGCCGCGCACGGCGGACCTGTCGCTGCGCGTCGCGTTCTGA